One genomic segment of Phormidium ambiguum IAM M-71 includes these proteins:
- a CDS encoding antibiotic biosynthesis monooxygenase family protein — translation MILEVAILEIKPGLAQEFEIAFKTASPIIASMPGYISHELQRCIETSNRYILLVRWQTLEAHTVGFRQSEKYEQWRTLLHHFYDPFPTVEHYEIVQFS, via the coding sequence ATGATACTAGAAGTAGCAATTTTGGAAATTAAGCCTGGGTTAGCTCAAGAGTTTGAAATCGCTTTCAAAACTGCTTCACCTATCATTGCTTCAATGCCGGGATATATTTCTCACGAACTTCAACGCTGTATTGAAACCTCAAATCGTTATATTTTGCTGGTTCGTTGGCAAACGCTAGAAGCTCATACCGTTGGATTTAGACAATCTGAAAAATATGAGCAATGGCGAACCCTCCTGCATCATTTTTACGACCCCTTTCCAACAGTAGAACATTACGAAATTGTTCAATTTAGTTAA
- a CDS encoding MFS transporter: MLIATVGVKYCFLYDTLSYIAAIVTLKAMQIPRKSQAVTTQNDTWQKLREGFQYVSTMQPIRIILLMLALHGIVGISYIAVLPIFAAEILHGNATTMAVLGMAGPIGSLCACVYLSMRRGILGLERLIMVAQVAIGMSLISFSLSKQLWLSLLTLVMVGGFGILQITSSNTIIQTLVPDDKRGRVMSFYALAMVGMMPFGNLLAGSLAQVMGAPNALLVCGSFCILGSIWYSSQLPQVICWIKQEIDRSHVKERSII, encoded by the coding sequence ATTTTAATTGCAACCGTTGGTGTGAAATACTGTTTTCTTTACGACACGCTGAGTTATATTGCTGCGATCGTGACTCTGAAAGCGATGCAAATACCACGTAAGTCTCAAGCAGTGACGACACAGAATGATACTTGGCAGAAATTGCGCGAAGGCTTTCAATATGTCAGTACTATGCAACCAATTCGCATCATTCTGCTAATGTTGGCATTACATGGCATAGTTGGCATTTCCTACATTGCTGTATTACCTATTTTTGCGGCGGAGATTCTACACGGGAATGCTACTACAATGGCAGTACTTGGGATGGCAGGGCCGATCGGTTCTTTATGCGCTTGTGTCTATCTGAGTATGCGACGCGGTATTTTGGGATTAGAACGGCTAATTATGGTGGCACAAGTTGCGATCGGAATGAGTCTAATTTCTTTTTCTCTATCCAAGCAACTCTGGCTATCTCTGTTGACACTGGTAATGGTTGGAGGTTTTGGAATTCTGCAAATTACCAGCAGTAATACGATTATTCAAACTCTCGTACCAGACGACAAGCGTGGTCGTGTTATGAGTTTCTATGCACTGGCGATGGTGGGAATGATGCCTTTTGGGAATTTATTGGCTGGCAGTTTAGCACAGGTGATGGGTGCTCCCAATGCGCTACTTGTTTGCGGTAGTTTTTGTATCCTGGGATCGATATGGTATTCTTCTCAGTTGCCGCAGGTAATTTGTTGGATTAAGCAAGAAATCGATCGCTCTCATGTAAAAGAGCGATCCATAATTTGA
- a CDS encoding 4Fe-4S dicluster domain-containing protein, whose amino-acid sequence MIHKLRHFMLQVIVCPTNVFDAVPNQPPVIARQEDCQTCFMCEAYCPADALYVAPESHTNVAVDEDDLIESGIMGEYRRILGWGYGRKNNSELDPAYKLRQLPRPYQS is encoded by the coding sequence ATGATTCACAAACTACGCCATTTTATGTTGCAAGTGATAGTTTGTCCCACTAATGTGTTTGATGCTGTGCCCAATCAACCGCCCGTCATTGCTCGACAGGAAGATTGTCAAACTTGTTTTATGTGCGAGGCTTATTGTCCTGCGGACGCGCTTTATGTTGCCCCTGAATCCCATACCAACGTTGCAGTTGATGAGGATGATTTAATCGAAAGCGGCATCATGGGCGAATACCGTCGCATCTTAGGTTGGGGATATGGCAGAAAAAACAATAGTGAATTAGATCCCGCTTATAAACTGCGCCAATTACCGCGCCCTTATCAAAGTTAA